Part of the Candidatus Zixiibacteriota bacterium genome, GCAGCGGCGTTGTGGTCGTGAAGGAGGGTGTCGTGCCGTCGGCATCAGCCGCCGAAACTACGAAATTGAGTGTTGCACCTTCCACGACCGATCGCGGACCGATCGTCGCCAGTACCGGCGCCTGGTTGACGTTGGTCACGGTTATGACCACTTGCTCGGAATCGATGATCGTGCCATCGGAAGCATAAAACATCACATTGAACGTACCAGCCTGGCTGAAGCTCGGATTGAAGTTGAATGTACCGGTGCCGTTGCCGTTGTCGGTAAACGTGGCGTTCGCCGGAAGCGGCGTGGTGGTTGTCAGGATCGGCGTGGTGCCGTCTGGGTCAGTCGCCGACACGCCAAAATTCAGATTAGCCCCTTCGTTCACCGAACGAGGACCGATCGCCGCCAGCACGGGCGCCTGGTTGACGTTGTTAACCGTGATGACAACCTGCTCGGAGTCGATAGCGATGCCGTCCGAGGCGTAGAATGTCACGTTGTAAGTGCCCGCTTGTGCGAAGGTCGGATTGAAGTTGAAGGTCCCTGTCCCATTGCCGTTATCGAGGAAAGTGGCATTGGTCGGAAGCGGTGTTGTCGTAGTCAGGATCGGCGTAGTACCGTCGGCATCGGTGGCCGAGACGCCGAAATTCAGGTTGGCTCCCTCGTTCACCGATCGCGGGCCGATGGTTGCTAACACCGGCGCAATATTGCCAAGGTATGTGTACCCTCCGGTAAGCGTGCCTGACAGAGCCGAGGCGGTGTTAGTCACGACCACATTGGCCGCACCGGCCGTGCCGGCCGGCGTGACACCGTTGATCTGGAAGGGGGATACAACGGTGACGGAGGTCATGGCGGCGCCGCCGATCGTGGCAGTGGCGCCATTGATATCGAAACCGGAGCCGGCAATCACGACCGAAGTTCCGCCAAACGCCGAACCGGTGTTTGGTGCTATGGAGGCTATGAACGGAGCTACCGGTGCAGCAGTGTTGACAGTCAGGATTGTGGAATGCGGGCCCAGGTTGCCGGAAGCATCCTGAGCGATCAGCAGGTAATGGAATGAACCGCCACCGCTAACAGTGTTATCAACGAAGAAACTGTCGGCCACACCGGGATTGGTCAACAAACCGGCAGGATTGTCAATCCGGAAGAACGAACCGCCGGAGGTTGCGGGGCGCCGATACACGTGATATGACTGCCCGGCCACGCGCGTCCATGTGAGAACAACTGAAGTGGTAGAAACCACACGCCCGGCCATACCGGCGGGTGACGCCGGCCACACCACCGTCCCCAGGGTAATATCTTCCTGCTGGAACGAGTTGTTCGGAATCGGCTTGGCCAGCACCGCCCCTTCTCCATTAGTCGTATTGAAGAACCGGTACATGTACGGGTTCCCGGGCGTCTTGGAGAGAAAATTCTGGAAATCATCGAACCAGTTGCCGGCATCGTACCCGGCGCCAATCGAGGATTCCAGTCGGATCTCATCGTCGGTGTTGTCGGTGAAGCCGTAAAAGCTGATCTCCCCGTTGGCCGGGGTGGTCAGATTGGCGTTCCGCACCACGCCGAATATGGAGCCTTGCGCGAACGCCACCGATGTATGCAATAACAGCAGCAGTATTGAAAGTCCAATCAACCTCTGCATCCTAAACAGACCTAATCTCCTTGCCACTCTGGCACCTCCATATATGTCGAAGCACTTTCTTCCCATAGCATTCTCCTGCCGTTAATGCGGAAAGACGTCGTTGATGGCATTGTTGGCCTGATACGGACGTCCTGCTCTCACCGGGAAATTGACGCCAAACCCTGCGGCAAAGCGCGACTGATAGCTCTGTGACGCCGCCACAAAGTTGTTGAGCGTGTTGAAGCTCCCGGGAGCGTTATTAAGCACATCCTGTGCGGTCAGGAACTGCGACTCTCGGTCGAAGGGTACCGACAGGAAACTGTAATCCGTGGTTGCGGTGGTGACCAGTTGGTAACTGATGGCCCCGGGGGCAGGGACACGACCCGCCACCGAGAAGATGGTCGCGGCGGCAGCGTTCACCTGATACACACCGCCGGGGATGACAGTGAAATTGACACCAAAGCCGGCGGCGAACCGAGATTCGAAGCTCTGCGACGTGGGCCGATAATTGTTCACCGTACGCACGCTGGTTCGGCCGATAGCGTCGATCAACTGATCAGCTGTTGTGATGCCGCTATTCTCAAACGGTACACAGATCAGGTTGAAGCTGGTTGTGGCCGTTGTAACGATCAGATAATCGTATTCGCCCACCCGGTTGGAGACCGCCGACCGGTTGCCGTAAATGTCATAAGCCAGGACCACATAGAAGTACTGGTGAAGCGTATCTCCGACCACATTGACGCCAAAAATATTGTTGTCGATAAACGTCTGCGTCGTCGCCGAGACAGCGCCGATGGAATCAAAGGAGCTGGGGGTGAAGTAGGCCATGGTATCCCGATAGACGATATACCCGCCAATGGAGGTCGGCACGTTGGCTGTGTCGACCGTAATCGCCGACCAGTTCAAAACAATGTTATCCGCCGAAATGGCTATAGCGAGGTCCGCGATGGCCTGCGGCGGAGCCGCGTTGATCGCGCTCACCTGAACCGTATCGGGAACGGAGAATAGGGAACCGTCGGACACAATGAGCTCGAACGCGTAGGTCGCCGGAAGCGGCGGGACGAACGAAGGAGTTGCGGTGCTGCTGCTGTTCAGTGTCACGAGCGGCCCGCTCACCTGCGTCCAGCCATATGTTATGGCCTGGGCGTCCGGATCGAACGACGCCGTTCCGTCCAGTAGGACCGTGGAATTCACGAATACATCTATCTGGTCGGCGCCGGCGTTCGCGACCGGCAGTCGGTTGGTATTGCCAACGGTAATAGCCACAACCTCACTGTCAACGTACTGGCCATCCGAGGCGTAGAAGGTGACGCTATACGCGCCGGACTGCGTGAAATTCGGAGTCCAGTTGAACGACCCGGTGCCGTTTCCATTATCGGCAAAGGTCGCGCCCAAGGGGAGTGCTGTCGTGGTCAGAACCGGGAAGGTTGCATCCGGATCGGAGGCCGACACGGCAAAGTTGAGATTGGCGTTTTCGTTCACCGATTTTGCCCCAACAGCAGCCAGTACCGGCGGCAGATTCACCTGATTCACGGTGATCACCACCAGTTCGGAGTCCGTGTCGACGCCGTCCGATGCATAGAAGGTGACCGGGTAAGTGCCCGCCTGAGCAAAAGTAGGCGTCCAGCTAAAGGCGCCGGAACCATCCCCGTTGTCAAGGAAGGTCGCGCCAGTTGGAAGTGTCGAGGTCGTCAGTGCCGGGATATTCCCGTCACCGTCAGTGGCCGTCACGCCGAAGGCCAGATTCACGTTTTCATCGACCGTCTTGGGACCGATAGTCGCCAGGACCGGCGGCTGGTTGACGTTGCCGACCGTGATCTGCACAACTTCCGAATCCACCGCGGCTGAGTCATCAGTTGCGAAGAACGTAACACTGTAAACGCCGGACTGCGCGAGGGTGGGGGTCCAGTTGAAAACGCCCGTGCCATTGAGATTGTCCACGAACGTAGCGCCGACGGGCAACGGTGTGGCCGTAAGCACCGCTATAGTGCCGTCAATATCGGTAGCCGATACGTTGAAGTTCAGATTGGCGGCCTCAGCCACCGACTTGGATCCGATCGGCGCAAGCACCGGCGGAGCATCGGCGTTCAGAACGGAGATGATGACAACCTCGCTGTCGCGCAGAGACCCGTCTGATGCGTAGAACGTCACCACGTACGAGGCCGCCTGAGTGAAGCCGGGAGTCCAGTTGAACGTGCCGGTCCCATTGAGATTATCGACGAATGTCGCGCCCAGCGGCAACGACGACGTCGTCAACGCGGGTGTCGTGGCGTCCGGGTCGCTGGCCGTCACCACCACGTTCAGATTCCGGTTTTCGTAGACCGATTTCGGCCCGATCGTCGCCAGTATCGGCGCCTGGTTGCCTGCCTCGATGACAGTAACCGACACGACCTCGGAATCCGTGAGGGCGCCATCGGTAGCCCTGAATACTATCGAATACGATCCGGCTTGTATGAACGTCGGCGTCCAATCGAATGTACCGGAGCCGTTGCCGTTATCGACGAAGCTTGCGCCGGACGGCAGCACCGAGGTCGAGAACGACGGGATCGTCGCATCCGGGTCGGTGGCCGAGACATTAAATGTCAACCGAATCCCCTCGGTGGTTGAGCGCGCGCCGATCGTTGCCAGCACGGGCGACTGATTGCCTGCCTCCGTGACGGTAATGACGATCCTCTCCGAATCCACCGCGACACCGTCAGACGCGTAGAACGTGACCGGGTAACTTCCGGCCTGGATGAAACTCGGTGTCCAGGAGAAATTGCCGCTGCCGTTGCCGTTGTCTACAAAAGTCGCGCCGGTCGGCAGGGTTGATGTCGTAAGAGCCGGAATTGTCGAATCCGGATCAACAGCCGTTATCCCGAAGGCGAGCAGTACATTTTCGGAGGTAGTTCGATTTCCAACCGCCGCCAGCAATGGCGCCTGGTTACCGGCATCGATCACCGTGATACTTACAACCTCGGAGTCAACCGCCAGCGAATCATCGGTGGCCCGGAACGTGATCGAGTATACACCGGCTTGATTGAAGACCGGCACCCAACTGAAAGTGCCGGTGCCATTGTTGTTGTCTACAAACGATGCGCCGCTCGGCAGCGTTCCGGTGGTCAGGGTCGGGGAGCCTCCCTCGGCGTCCGTTGCACTTATACCAAACGAGAGAATCACGCCTTCGGTCGTGCTTCGAGAACCGATAGCGGCCAGAACGGGCGGTTGATTGCCGGCATCGATAACGGTGATGACAATCGCCTCCGTATCACGCAGCACACCGTCGGTTGCAAAGAAGGAGACATTGTAAGTCCCCGACTGGACGAAATCAGGCGACCATGTGAAACTCCCTGTGCCGTTACCGGCATCGACAAAGCTCGCCCCGCGCGGCAGCGTAGAACTGGTGAGCACAGGCGTGGTGCCATCGGGATCGGACGCGATTACCCCGAAGGCAAGGGTGAGTCCCTCAGTGATAGACTGTGGCCCGACTGGCGCGATAATCGGTGCACGGTTACCGGCCTCAAGTACGTTTATCGAGACAATTTCTGAATCCGTCAACGAGCCGTCCGATGCACGAAAAACGACATTATATCCGCCGGATTGGGTGAACGATGGCGTCCAGTTGAACGTGCCTGTTCCATCGCCGTTATCGACGAAGGTCGCACCGGTCGGCAGCGTGCCGGTCGACATGATCGGAGTTGTACCGTCCGGGTCCGTCGCCGCCGTGCCAAACGTGAGGTTGACCCCTTCGGTTGTTGATTTCGCTCCGATCGACGCCAACACCGGCAGCTGATTGCCGGCATCGAGCACCGTAATTGCCACAACCTCCGAGTCCACCAGTAAGCCATCACTGGCCCGGAAGGTGACGTTGTACGTCCCGGCCTGAGTGAAACCGGGGGTCCAGATGAACGAACCGGTGCCGTTGCCGTTGTCTGCAAATGATGCACCGCTTGGAAGTGTTGAGGTCGTAAATGTCGGCGTCGTGCCGTCAGGATCACTCGCTGAAATCGCAAACGCCAGGTTGATCCCCTCTGTTGTCGTCTTGCTGCCGATGGTCGCCAGGACCGGCGGCTGATTACCGGCATCGATAACCGTGATAGCAACCGTTTCCGTATCTATAGCGACACCATCGGTGGTTCGGAATGTCACATTGTATGCTCCGGCCTGAATGAAGCTCGGCGTCCAATTGAATGTCGCGGTTCCGTTACCGTTATCGACAAACGTGGCACCGCTGGGGAGAGCCGAGGTCGTGAACGTGGGCGTCGTGCCGTCAGGGTCGGACGCGGAGATGACAAAATTCAGATTGACACCCTCGGTCGTAGACTTGCTGCCAATAGCCGCCAGCACCGGCGCCTGGTTGCCGGCGTCCGCCACGGTGATAGCAACGATCTCTGAGTCGGTTGCGATGCCATCGCCGGCTCGGAACGTCACATTGTACGATCCGGCCTGTACAAAACCAGGCGTCCAGCTAAACGTTCCGGTGCCGTTGCCATTGTCGACAAAGGTTGCGCCTGTTGGCAGTGTACCGGACGTCATGATCGGTGTTGTGCCGTCGGGATCGGTAGCCAACGTCCCGAACGTGAGATTCGCCCCCTCAGAAGTTGATTTGGCACCGATCGCGGCCAGTACCGGTGCCTGGTTTCCAGCTTCGTTCACCGTGATAACAATCGTTTCGGAATCTATAGCCGCGCCATCAGTAGCCCGGAAGGTAACATTGTACGGTCCCGCTTGCGTGAATCCGGGCGTCCAACTAAACGTACCCGTGCCATTGCCATTGTCGACGAACGTCGCACCGCTCGGAAGAGTCGAGGTTGTGAAGGTGGGAGTCGTTCCGTCAGGATCGGTTGCTGAAACGCCAAACGAAAGATTAATCCCCTCCGTAACCGATTTGTTGCCGATCGCCGCCAGTACCGGCGCCAGGTTGCCGGCATCGATAACCGTAATTGCCACCCTTTCGGTATCCGTGGCAACACCATCCGTAGTTCGGAAAGTCACATTGTACAATCCGGCTTGTGTGAAATCGGGCGTCCAATTGAACGTCCCGGTTCCGTTGCCGTTATCGACGAACGTGGCACCGCTGGGGAGAGTCGAGGTTGTAAACGTGGGCGTCGTGCCATCCGGATCGGATGCCGAGATCACGAAATTCAGATTGACGCCCTCGGTCGTCGACCTGTTGCCGATTATCGCCAGTACCGGTGCCTGGTTGCCGGCATCATTTACTGTGATGACTATGGTTTCGGAATCAGTGGCGGTGCCGTCGGCAGCCCGGAAGGTAACGTTGTACGGTCCAGCCTGCGTGAAACCGGGTGTCCAACTGAATGTCCCGGTTCCATTACCATTGTCGGCGAAGATGGCGCCGCTCGGAAGAGTGGAGGTCGTGAAGGATGGTATCGTACCGTCCGCATCAGTGGCCGACACATTGAACGTGAGGTTAAGCCCCTCCGTAACTGAACGGTTGCCAATAGCTGCCAGTACCGGCGTCTGGTTGCCGGCTTCATTCACGGTGATCGTCACGATCTCCGTATCAACCAGTACGCCATCGCTGGCACGGAAGGTGACATTGTATATCCCCGCTTGAGTAAAGCCCGGCGTCCACGTGAACGAACCGGTGCCGTTGCCGTTATCGACGAACGAAGCTCCGCCTGGAAGAGCCGAGGTCGTGAACGTAGGGGTCGTCCCATCGGGATCGGAGGCAGAGATCGCAAACGAGAGATTGACCCCCTCGGTAACCGATTTGTTGCCGATTGCCGCCAGCACCGGCGCCAGATTGCCGGCGTCGAACACCGTTATGACGATTACTTCGGAATCGGTAGCGACACCGTCGGTCGCGCGGAATGTCACATTGTACGGACCCGCCTGGGTGAAGCCGGGGGTCCAATTGAATGTCCCGGTCCCATTGCCGTTATTTGTAAATGTCGCCCCTGTCGGCAGAGTCGAGGTCGAAAGCACCGGCGTTGTGCCGTCGGGGTCAGTGGCCGAGATGTCGAAAGTCAGATTAACACCCTCAGTAGTCGATCGATTGCCCACCGCCGCCAGAACCGGAGGCTGGTTACCGGATTCGAATACATTAATGGAAATTCGTTCCGAATCGATCACCAGACCATCGGAAGCATAGAAGGTCACGTTATATGAACCGGCCTGGGTGAAACCGGGCGTCCAGCCGAAGCTGCCGGTACCGTTGCCGTTGTCGACAAAGGTGGCGCCGGCAGGCAGTGTCGAGGTCGTGAATGCGGGTATGGTCGAATCAGGATCCGCTGCTGAAACCTGGAAGCTGAGATTCACTCCTTCTGTAGTCGCCTTATTCCCGATGGACGCGAGAACCGGCGCCTGATTGCCGGCCTCAAGAACCGTGATCAGAACCACTTCCGAATCGACTGCAGAGGAATCATCGCGGGCATAGAATGTCACGTTGTACGAGCCGGCGCGATTGAAAGTCGGAGTCCAGACAAAGGTACCGGTCCCGTTCAGGTTGTCTACAAATGTGGCTCCGGCCGGAAGTGTACTCGTCGTCAGGCCCGGCGTGGTGCCATCGGGATCCGATGACGATACGCCGAACGTGAGATTGACACCTTCGGTGGTGGAGCGGTTGCCGATGGCCGCCAGGATCGGGGGTAGATTCACCTGATTGACTGTGATACTGACAATCTGCGAATCTCGAAGTGCTCCGTCGGATGCAAAGAACGTGACAGTGTATGAACCTGCCTGACCGAAGTCGGGACTGAATGTGAAGGTACCGGTGCCATCGAGATTGTCCACGAATGAGGCGTTGGTCGGTAACGGAAGCGAACTTGTAAGCGCCGGGATGGTGCCGTCAGGATCGGTCGCCGACACGGGCAAATTCAGCACCTGTCCCTCACTGACTGCCTGGGCGCCGATTGCCGTCATCACCGGCCTGAGGTTCACGTTGTTGACCGTGATCACGACCAGTTCCGAATCGACAGCCACGCCGTCGGACGCGTAGAACGTCACATTGAATGTACCCGATTGCGTGAAATCCGGATTGAAATTGAACGTACCGGTACCGTTGCCGTTGTCTACGAATGTCGCGTTGGCCGGAAGGGGCACGGTGGTAGTCAGCGCGGGAGTGGTCCCATCAGCATCGGTGGCTGAGACGCCAAAATTAAGATTTGCACCCTCGTTCACCGAACGAGGACCGATTGACGCCAGAACCGGTAGCTGATTCACTCCGCCGACAGTGACCGTCACAACTTCCGAATCCGTGATCGAGCCGTCGGACGCATAAAACGTGATGGTATAGACTCCCGCCTGTGTGAAATCAGGGCTGAAATTAAACGTCCCGGTCCCGTTGCCGTTGTCGATGAACGTCGCATTGGCCGGAAGCGGTGTAGTCGTGGTCAGGATCGGCGTCGTGCCATCCGGATCGGATGCCGAAACACCGAAGTTCAAGTTGGATCCTTCATTTACGCTGCGAGGACCAATGGTGGCAAGAACGGGCGCTTGATTCACGTTGTTAACAGTGATGACTACTTGCTCTGAATCAATGATCGATCCATCAGAGGCATAAAACGTCACGTTGACCGTCCCGGCTTGAGTAAAGTCTGGATTGAAATTGAACGTGCCGGTACCGTTTCCATTGTCAACGAACGTCGCGTTGGTCGGCAGGGGGGTTGTGGTTGTCAGGAGCGGTGTTGTCCCGTCAGCGTCAGTCGCCGAGATGCCAATGTTCAGATTGGCGCCTTCATTCACAATGCGCGGACCGATTGC contains:
- a CDS encoding Ig-like domain-containing protein, with protein sequence MGRKCFDIYGGARVARRLGLFRMQRLIGLSILLLLLHTSVAFAQGSIFGVVRNANLTTPANGEISFYGFTDNTDDEIRLESSIGAGYDAGNWFDDFQNFLSKTPGNPYMYRFFNTTNGEGAVLAKPIPNNSFQQEDITLGTVVWPASPAGMAGRVVSTTSVVLTWTRVAGQSYHVYRRPATSGGSFFRIDNPAGLLTNPGVADSFFVDNTVSGGGSFHYLLIAQDASGNLGPHSTILTVNTAAPVAPFIASIAPNTGSAFGGTSVVIAGSGFDINGATATIGGAAMTSVTVVSPFQINGVTPAGTAGAANVVVTNTASALSGTLTGGYTYLGNIAPVLATIGPRSVNEGANLNFGVSATDADGTTPILTTTTPLPTNATFLDNGNGTGTFNFNPTFAQAGTYNVTFYASDGIAIDSEQVVITVNNVNQAPVLAAIGPRSVNEGANLNFGVSATDPDGTTPILTTTTPLPANATFTDNGNGTGTFNFNPSFSQAGTFNVMFYASDGTIIDSEQVVITVTNVNQAPVLATIGPRSVVEGATLNFVVSAADADGTTPSFTTTTPL
- a CDS encoding tandem-95 repeat protein gives rise to the protein MHKRLLLLTGLLTVIVATAAAQTAPPVLNPIGARAIDEGLTLTFNDTATDLDGTTPVMSTSALPPNASFVNNLNGTGTFTFNPDFTQAGTIIITFYATDAVTTDVDSEQVTITVNNVNQAPVLATIGPRSVVEGATLNFVVSAADADGTTPSFTTTTPLPTNATFVDNGNGTGTFNFSPSFTQAGVYNITFRASDGTAIDSEIVAVTVTEAGNQTPILAAIGARSVAENATLNFNVSATDPDGTTPIMTTSTPLPANATFIDNGNGTGTFNFTPDFTQAGVYNITFRASDGTAIDSEIVAITVTEAGNQAPVLATIGPRSVVEGANLNFSISATDADGTIPILSTSTPLPANATFVDNGNGTGTFNFNPDFTQAGTINVTFYASDGAIIDSEQVAITVNNVNQAPVLAAIGPRAVNEGANLNFGVSASDPDGTAPILTTTTPLPINATFIDNGNGTGTFNFNPDFTQAGTFNVTFYASDGSIIDSEQVVITVNNVNQAPVLATIGPRSVNEGTNLNFAVSATDADGTTPILTTTTPLPANATFTDNLNGTGTFNFNPDFAQAGTFNVTFYASDGSIIDSEQVVITVNNVNQAPVLATIGPRSVNEGANLNFAVSATDADGTTPLLTTTTPLPTNATFVDNGNGTGTFNFTPDFTQAGTVNVTFYASDGSIIDSEQVIITVNNVNQAPVLAAIGPRSVNEGSNLNFGVSASDPDGTTPILTTTTPLPANATFVDNGNGTGTFNFNPDFTQAGTFNVTFYASDGSIIDSEQVVITVNNVNQAPVLAAIGPRIVNEGANLNIGISATDADGTTPLLTTTTPLPTNATFVDNGNGTGTFNFNPDFTQAGTVNVTFYASDGSIIDSEQVVITVNNVNQAPVLATIGPRSVNEGSNLNFGVSASDPDGTTPILTTTTPLPANATFIDNGNGTGTFNFSPDFTQAGVYTITFYASDGSITDSEVVTVTVGGVNQLPVLASIGPRSVNEGANLNFGVSATDADGTTPALTTTVPLPANATFVDNGNGTGTFNFNPDFTQSGTFNVTFYASDGVAVDSELVVITVNNVNLRPVMTAIGAQAVSEGQVLNLPVSATDPDGTIPALTSSLPLPTNASFVDNLDGTGTFTFSPDFGQAGSYTVTFFASDGALRDSQIVSITVNQVNLPPILAAIGNRSTTEGVNLTFGVSSSDPDGTTPGLTTSTLPAGATFVDNLNGTGTFVWTPTFNRAGSYNVTFYARDDSSAVDSEVVLITVLEAGNQAPVLASIGNKATTEGVNLSFQVSAADPDSTIPAFTTSTLPAGATFVDNGNGTGSFGWTPGFTQAGSYNVTFYASDGLVIDSERISINVFESGNQPPVLAAVGNRSTTEGVNLTFDISATDPDGTTPVLSTSTLPTGATFTNNGNGTGTFNWTPGFTQAGPYNVTFRATDGVATDSEVIVITVFDAGNLAPVLAAIGNKSVTEGVNLSFAISASDPDGTTPTFTTSALPGGASFVDNGNGTGSFTWTPGFTQAGIYNVTFRASDGVLVDTEIVTITVNEAGNQTPVLAAIGNRSVTEGLNLTFNVSATDADGTIPSFTTSTLPSGAIFADNGNGTGTFSWTPGFTQAGPYNVTFRAADGTATDSETIVITVNDAGNQAPVLAIIGNRSTTEGVNLNFVISASDPDGTTPTFTTSTLPSGATFVDNGNGTGTFNWTPDFTQAGLYNVTFRTTDGVATDTERVAITVIDAGNLAPVLAAIGNKSVTEGINLSFGVSATDPDGTTPTFTTSTLPSGATFVDNGNGTGTFSWTPGFTQAGPYNVTFRATDGAAIDSETIVITVNEAGNQAPVLAAIGAKSTSEGANLTFGTLATDPDGTTPIMTSGTLPTGATFVDNGNGTGTFSWTPGFVQAGSYNVTFRAGDGIATDSEIVAITVADAGNQAPVLAAIGSKSTTEGVNLNFVISASDPDGTTPTFTTSALPSGATFVDNGNGTATFNWTPSFIQAGAYNVTFRTTDGVAIDTETVAITVIDAGNQPPVLATIGSKTTTEGINLAFAISASDPDGTTPTFTTSTLPSGASFADNGNGTGSFIWTPGFTQAGTYNVTFRASDGLLVDSEVVAITVLDAGNQLPVLASIGAKSTTEGVNLTFGTAATDPDGTTPIMSTGTLPTGATFVDNGDGTGTFNWTPSFTQSGGYNVVFRASDGSLTDSEIVSINVLEAGNRAPIIAPVGPQSITEGLTLAFGVIASDPDGTTPVLTSSTLPRGASFVDAGNGTGSFTWSPDFVQSGTYNVSFFATDGVLRDTEAIVITVIDAGNQPPVLAAIGSRSTTEGVILSFGISATDAEGGSPTLTTGTLPSGASFVDNNNGTGTFSWVPVFNQAGVYSITFRATDDSLAVDSEVVSITVIDAGNQAPLLAAVGNRTTSENVLLAFGITAVDPDSTIPALTTSTLPTGATFVDNGNGSGNFSWTPSFIQAGSYPVTFYASDGVAVDSERIVITVTEAGNQSPVLATIGARSTTEGIRLTFNVSATDPDATIPSFSTSVLPSGASFVDNGNGSGTFDWTPTFIQAGSYSIVFRATDGALTDSEVVSVTVIEAGNQAPILATIGPKSVYENRNLNVVVTASDPDATTPALTTSSLPLGATFVDNLNGTGTFNWTPGFTQAASYVVTFYASDGSLRDSEVVIISVLNADAPPVLAPIGSKSVAEAANLNFNVSATDIDGTIAVLTATPLPVGATFVDNLNGTGVFNWTPTLAQSGVYSVTFFATDDSAAVDSEVVQITVGNVNQPPVLATIGPKTVDENVNLAFGVTATDGDGNIPALTTSTLPTGATFLDNGDGSGAFSWTPTFAQAGTYPVTFYASDGVDTDSELVVITVNQVNLPPVLAAVGAKSVNENANLNFAVSASDPDATFPVLTTTALPLGATFADNGNGTGSFNWTPNFTQSGAYSVTFYASDGQYVDSEVVAITVGNTNRLPVANAGADQIDVFVNSTVLLDGTASFDPDAQAITYGWTQVSGPLVTLNSSSTATPSFVPPLPATYAFELIVSDGSLFSVPDTVQVSAINAAPPQAIADLAIAISADNIVLNWSAITVDTANVPTSIGGYIVYRDTMAYFTPSSFDSIGAVSATTQTFIDNNIFGVNVVGDTLHQYFYVVLAYDIYGNRSAVSNRVGEYDYLIVTTATTSFNLICVPFENSGITTADQLIDAIGRTSVRTVNNYRPTSQSFESRFAAGFGVNFTVIPGGVYQVNAAAATIFSVAGRVPAPGAISYQLVTTATTDYSFLSVPFDRESQFLTAQDVLNNAPGSFNTLNNFVAASQSYQSRFAAGFGVNFPVRAGRPYQANNAINDVFPH